The sequence tgttttatgaaaattataatatgaaaaatatatatttttaattatttttactaatttaatatatttatttatatttaattaattattaaactaATTATGATATCATCACAGTTTAACTTCGGTTTAACCTCGACCTGACTTTAAAAATcttaaatctcttttttttgatTCCGacccaaattttaaaatcatgatATATAGGCAAATATAAGAATCAAtacaaattgatcaatttaataatttctaaattggTTATGTGTTGTCTTTTttactttatctttttttgttgagaaaattagaaaattgtgttcaaagagaggaaaaataCAAGCCAACAAGAAGgcaacaagaaaaataatgtaaaatacTGTGTCTGCAACACTATTCTGAGAATTTACAAGCTGTTGTTTATTGGTGTTTTTCACAGGTTGTATAACATGTTGTTGCCCTTGTATTACTTTTGGACAAATTGCGGAGATTGTAGATAGAGGAGCAACGTGTAAGTTTGTTTGGTGAGTTTGGTTTTAATTATTGGGCTGATGGTGATGGTGACTGATGGGTGATTTGTATGTATTGCAGCTTGTGCTGCTAGCGGAGGACTGTATACATTAATTAATCTGTTGACTGGTTGTGGATTTTTGTACTCATGCTTCTATCGCTCCAAAATGAGGCGGCAGTACAAGTTGGAGGAGAGCTGTTGTGGGGATTGCATGGTTCATTGCTGCTGTGAGCCATGTGCCCTGTGTCAAGAGTACCGCGAGCTCAAACACCAAGGTTTCGACCTCAGCATCGGTAAAAGCAaccttcttttctctctcccacaccacacacacacacacacgcgctGTTTGATATAGAATATTTTTTCGGGGTTACTAAATTCTTGCTGGTGATTTTTAATATggtattcttttttattgtttaggATGGCAAGGAAATGTGGAGCAACGGACCCAGGGAGTGATGACTGCAACGGCTCCTGTGAGCCAAGGAGGCATGAATCGATAGAGAGTGCatcatacttttatttttgttgttgattaaACCAGTAATCTGAGTGCTAAAGATTATATTGTCCTCCAGTTTGTAGCACTAAAATCTTTACATATATAAAGTCAACAAggaatttttttatggaatttttttcatgtattttaaACATGTCAtataatgataaaatatttgCTATCAAATAATACTACGGTACttgtatcaaaatttaataaattagttgCAAACTCGTACTATACACGAAACCTACATGTTTGTatagtaatttaaaataattttataaaatcttaaattgattatgAAACTGCACTATTGGATAAATTACTCATGTCTAACTTCAATTGGTGTTACAACTTCATGAAAAAAGTCATTACTTGAACGTGCTATCAAATAACTCAAATTTTATAGGTCAAAAATTCcgaaaaccaaaaaatattaaagaattagaaaatttcctacctaaaaattattaaaacaaa comes from Castanea sativa cultivar Marrone di Chiusa Pesio chromosome 3, ASM4071231v1 and encodes:
- the LOC142626810 gene encoding protein PLANT CADMIUM RESISTANCE 1-like encodes the protein MYSSKPSAPQKYADAPPPGQAPVMGVPVNTYQPQAAPFQVQSSAPVPWSTGLCDCSDDVGNCCITCCCPCITFGQIAEIVDRGATSCAASGGLYTLINLLTGCGFLYSCFYRSKMRRQYKLEESCCGDCMVHCCCEPCALCQEYRELKHQGFDLSIGWQGNVEQRTQGVMTATAPVSQGGMNR